A single region of the Thermotoga profunda AZM34c06 genome encodes:
- a CDS encoding iron-containing alcohol dehydrogenase, with protein sequence MIDFLGKTIECSCGKLHEVPNIEIICEDSVSQRLSEFFEDAFFLADENTISLVRSLEGKTIKLRDPQRVTATMENVQKIRSFLKNKDCREIVSVGSGSLTDIAKYTAYLTDREFSAFPTAPSVDGYTSSVAPLIVRGVKKTLTAKVPRKIIIDPEVIVNSPIDLIRAGIGDISSKIIARLDWILSNLLTNEYICDFVWDDMKGLLKVVLTDTRKILQRDRSSILNLMKIQLISGLNITIIGNSRPASGAEHLISHVIEMYQEHRGQLPLFHGLQVAMGTYITMKAYEAFFQDIHFAKSHISLEDKEKLLIDFFGEKVTSELQKIYLHKRKIEKVDIKSIQKILEPIYLQYHSILEASLFDMGVGELFSKYDKNFIKNVIIISTTIRDRYTILDLFDQLGILKDFCDWFMEHMTEVKE encoded by the coding sequence ATGATAGATTTTCTTGGCAAAACCATCGAGTGTAGTTGTGGTAAATTACATGAAGTTCCAAATATAGAGATAATTTGTGAGGACTCAGTCTCTCAAAGACTATCCGAGTTCTTTGAAGATGCTTTTTTTCTTGCCGATGAAAATACAATTTCTCTTGTCAGGAGTCTTGAAGGAAAAACCATCAAGTTGAGAGATCCACAAAGAGTTACCGCTACAATGGAAAACGTTCAAAAGATTCGAAGCTTTTTAAAAAACAAAGATTGCCGAGAAATTGTATCGGTGGGTTCAGGAAGCCTGACGGACATAGCAAAATACACAGCTTACTTGACAGACAGAGAGTTCTCGGCTTTTCCCACTGCTCCATCGGTAGATGGTTATACTTCATCTGTGGCTCCACTGATCGTTAGAGGCGTGAAAAAAACTCTGACAGCAAAGGTCCCGAGAAAGATTATTATCGATCCGGAAGTGATTGTAAATTCTCCAATTGATCTTATCAGAGCTGGTATAGGAGATATTTCATCAAAAATCATTGCAAGATTGGATTGGATTTTGTCTAATCTTCTCACAAATGAGTACATCTGCGATTTTGTCTGGGATGACATGAAAGGACTCTTAAAGGTTGTCTTGACGGACACAAGAAAGATTCTCCAAAGAGATAGATCGAGCATATTGAACTTGATGAAGATTCAGCTGATATCTGGTTTAAACATAACAATCATTGGTAATTCACGACCGGCTTCAGGAGCAGAACATTTAATCTCTCATGTGATTGAAATGTATCAAGAACATAGAGGACAATTACCATTATTCCATGGGCTTCAGGTTGCTATGGGGACCTACATAACCATGAAGGCGTACGAAGCGTTTTTTCAAGATATTCATTTTGCAAAAAGTCACATTTCACTCGAAGACAAAGAAAAATTGTTAATAGATTTCTTTGGAGAGAAAGTCACCAGCGAACTTCAGAAAATCTATTTACACAAAAGAAAAATTGAAAAGGTAGATATAAAAAGTATTCAAAAAATTCTGGAGCCAATTTACTTGCAGTATCATTCCATCTTGGAAGCATCTTTGTTTGATATGGGGGTTGGAGAACTTTTTTCAAAATATGATAAAAATTTCATCAAGAATGTGATTATCATCTCGACCACAATAAGAGATCGTTATACAATTCTTGATTTGTTCGATCAACTCGGAATCCTTAAAGACTTCTGCGATTGGTTCATGGAACATATGACGGAGGTGAAAGAGTGA
- a CDS encoding NAD+ synthase — protein sequence MNTLRIALAQINTIVGDIEGNTKKIIEKIELAKQMGVDIVAFPELSLTGYPPEDLLFKPHFVAKNKEAVNELAKYVTKSLIAVVGFVDEDSDIYNAAAVINDGKIVAIYHKNYLPNYGVFDEFRYFQRGDKALVVVSNDVRVGITICEDIWYPGGPARLETLIGDAQVLINISSSPYHSGKLTWRERMLSVRANDNLAVVAYVNLVGGQDELVFDGASLIVNEQGEVIARAKQFEEDFLVADLDLNNIERSRLRDPRRRQDKKALGQEIFEKVQIVNITCERTRSKPYIEKRVEKHLDSVAEVYQALVVGTRDYLRKNKMTDAVIGLSGGMDSSLVCCIAVDALGSEHVTGVLMPGPYSSDHSLEDARILAENLGIKYLIIPINDVFQSFLSCLKPVFKDLPFDITEENLQARIRGMILMALSNKFGWLVLTTGNKSESSTGYCTLYGDTAGGFAVIKDVYKTFVYELGEYVNKKYGREIIPRRVFEKAPSAELKPNQTDQDKLPPYPLLDCILKAYVEEDRSVADIISMGYDELTVRKVAWMVDSSEYKRRQLAPGPKITHRAFGKDRRLPITNYFREWENKK from the coding sequence GTGAATACTTTGAGAATAGCACTTGCACAGATCAACACTATTGTGGGTGATATAGAGGGTAATACAAAAAAAATCATCGAGAAAATCGAACTGGCAAAACAAATGGGTGTAGATATAGTTGCATTTCCTGAATTGTCATTGACAGGTTATCCACCTGAGGACTTACTTTTTAAACCTCACTTTGTTGCAAAAAATAAAGAAGCAGTGAATGAACTTGCCAAATATGTGACAAAGTCATTGATAGCAGTTGTCGGTTTTGTCGATGAAGATAGCGATATATACAACGCAGCTGCGGTAATCAACGACGGGAAGATCGTTGCCATATATCATAAAAATTACCTACCAAATTACGGAGTCTTTGATGAATTTCGTTATTTTCAACGAGGAGATAAAGCACTGGTAGTCGTCTCAAATGATGTTCGTGTCGGTATCACAATCTGTGAAGACATCTGGTATCCTGGTGGTCCTGCTCGCCTTGAAACTCTGATAGGTGATGCACAAGTTCTTATAAATATATCTTCTTCACCATACCATTCTGGCAAACTGACTTGGAGAGAAAGAATGCTTTCTGTCCGTGCAAACGACAACCTTGCCGTCGTTGCATATGTGAACCTCGTTGGTGGACAAGATGAACTTGTCTTTGATGGAGCGAGTTTAATCGTGAATGAACAAGGTGAAGTGATCGCCAGGGCTAAACAGTTTGAAGAAGATTTTTTAGTTGCAGATCTCGATTTGAATAATATCGAAAGATCAAGATTGCGCGATCCTCGCCGAAGACAGGATAAGAAAGCACTCGGGCAAGAAATTTTTGAGAAAGTACAGATTGTGAATATCACCTGCGAAAGGACAAGATCAAAACCTTATATTGAAAAACGTGTGGAGAAACACCTTGATTCTGTGGCTGAAGTTTACCAAGCTTTGGTCGTTGGAACACGTGATTACTTGCGAAAGAACAAAATGACAGATGCTGTGATTGGACTCAGTGGTGGTATGGATAGCTCACTTGTCTGTTGCATAGCAGTGGACGCACTTGGATCAGAACATGTAACGGGCGTTCTAATGCCAGGTCCTTATTCTTCAGATCACAGCCTTGAAGATGCGCGAATATTGGCAGAGAATCTTGGAATAAAATACCTGATCATTCCCATAAATGATGTTTTTCAAAGCTTTTTAAGTTGTTTGAAGCCTGTGTTCAAAGACCTTCCCTTTGATATCACCGAAGAAAATCTGCAAGCGCGTATTCGTGGAATGATATTGATGGCTCTTTCAAACAAATTCGGCTGGCTTGTACTCACAACGGGAAACAAGAGTGAAAGTAGTACTGGTTATTGCACTCTGTACGGCGATACTGCAGGGGGATTCGCGGTTATAAAAGATGTCTACAAGACCTTTGTTTATGAATTAGGCGAATATGTCAACAAAAAATATGGAAGAGAAATTATACCACGCAGAGTATTTGAAAAAGCGCCAAGTGCTGAACTCAAACCAAATCAAACCGACCAAGATAAATTACCACCATATCCCCTTCTGGACTGTATACTCAAAGCCTACGTTGAAGAAGATCGCAGTGTGGCAGATATTATTTCAATGGGATACGATGAATTAACCGTTCGAAAAGTCGCTTGGATGGTCGATAGCAGTGAATATAAACGCCGCCAGCTCGCTCCGGGGCCGAAGATAACTCATCGAGCCTTTGGCAAAGACAGACGCCTCCCGATAACAAATTATTTCAGAGAATGGGAAAACAAAAAATAA
- a CDS encoding TldD/PmbA family protein — MKGENFYRNLFRLMNEHFMGMKFLSVVSNSEGALTRFANSEIHQNVFEKKSLISVLATRDNKIAVATTNDLSINGLKETRKKLEQMLENSTPLDYEFKLPDVSVGYPVENICDSVKNASAEDRAQIFDKILKASGKDVQAFGYVSDNISENAVISSNGMFVYQAYSSASFNFVALSDSGSGYVSSTAKGYKDLDVDKKIHRAIEFAKKSNNLLEIDPGLYTVILGPEAVSELFFYFSYVCTNGYMHELKMSPSVRFLGQRIGPDNLNVYDDPNHQMQIPLTYDVCGKKREKTPIIENGVFKNIFYSHGAALRFGKKPTGHTISLEDLDFAIPANLVIEGGNTPVDKIISETKSGIYINRFHYMNVVDPYEAMFTGMTRDGTFLIENGQLTRAIKNMRFNVKFFEFTKNIEAISKETESTSGEYFPTVAPFIKVKNFNFTSKTA; from the coding sequence GTGAAAGGTGAAAATTTTTATAGAAATCTCTTTAGATTGATGAATGAACATTTCATGGGTATGAAATTCTTAAGTGTGGTCTCGAATAGTGAAGGCGCGTTGACCAGGTTTGCCAACAGCGAAATCCACCAGAACGTCTTTGAGAAAAAGAGTCTTATTAGCGTCCTGGCTACAAGAGATAACAAAATAGCGGTTGCCACGACAAATGATCTGTCTATAAATGGATTAAAAGAAACCAGGAAAAAACTCGAGCAGATGCTTGAAAATTCAACTCCTTTGGATTACGAATTCAAACTCCCAGATGTTTCTGTCGGATATCCCGTTGAAAATATCTGCGATTCTGTGAAAAATGCGTCAGCCGAAGATAGAGCTCAGATTTTTGATAAGATTCTCAAGGCATCTGGTAAGGATGTTCAGGCTTTTGGTTATGTGAGTGACAATATTTCTGAAAATGCAGTTATATCTTCAAATGGTATGTTTGTATATCAAGCATATTCCAGCGCGAGTTTCAATTTCGTGGCACTGAGTGATTCTGGTAGTGGTTATGTTTCTTCAACAGCAAAGGGTTACAAAGATCTGGATGTTGATAAGAAAATCCATAGAGCTATTGAGTTCGCAAAGAAGTCTAACAATCTATTAGAAATCGATCCAGGTTTGTATACAGTGATATTAGGACCAGAGGCAGTCAGTGAGTTGTTCTTTTACTTTTCTTATGTATGCACTAATGGATATATGCATGAACTGAAGATGAGTCCATCGGTGAGATTTCTTGGGCAAAGGATTGGTCCTGACAATCTCAATGTATACGATGATCCAAATCACCAAATGCAGATACCACTGACATATGATGTTTGCGGAAAAAAACGTGAAAAAACACCGATAATAGAAAATGGTGTCTTCAAAAATATTTTCTATTCACATGGTGCCGCTTTGAGATTCGGTAAAAAGCCAACAGGTCACACAATTTCACTTGAAGATCTTGACTTTGCAATACCAGCCAATCTTGTCATTGAAGGTGGAAATACACCCGTTGATAAAATCATCTCAGAGACCAAAAGTGGTATCTACATTAACAGATTTCATTATATGAACGTCGTAGATCCTTACGAAGCGATGTTCACAGGTATGACACGAGATGGCACTTTTCTGATTGAAAATGGACAACTCACAAGAGCTATCAAGAATATGAGGTTCAATGTGAAATTCTTTGAATTCACCAAAAATATCGAAGCAATTTCAAAAGAAACCGAATCAACCAGTGGTGAATATTTTCCAACGGTAGCTCCGTTTATCAAGGTCAAAAATTTCAATTTCACATCTAAGACTGCTTGA
- a CDS encoding TldD/PmbA family protein: MQEKLQKILHYLSSKGVRYADARYEEHLQQEISVEDGTLKTLTNNFNSGTGIRVLTENGWGFAATDERGESALEKIADRALEIAQASNKRAKKQVKLAPEPIHQDSFKSPYQKDPFEISEREKIEILKDATLKAKKVEGVARSTGSMLFRKINKVFVSTDGSVIEQQIVVSGAGITAQAVGEGGFQTRSYPSSFGGDHSTKGWEFIEQMNLIEHAPKIAQEVVELVKAPEIEPGEYDIIISGNQLALQVHESCGHPIELDRVMGSELSFAGGSFLSLDKLNNLKYGSEHVTITADATIPGGLGSFGYDDEGVQAQRTFIVKNGLFVGYLMNRQTAAELGLRSNGAARADSWSHLPIIRMTNINLLPGKFTLDELISGIDYGFLLDTNKSWSIDDLRLNFQFATEIAYEIKNGKLTGKVFKNPVYFDITPKFWNKCDGIANENYWHVWGVPNCGKGQPMQVMYVGHGTAPARFRGIKVGVRK; the protein is encoded by the coding sequence GTGCAGGAAAAATTACAAAAGATTTTGCATTATCTGAGTTCAAAAGGTGTAAGGTATGCAGATGCAAGGTATGAGGAACATCTTCAGCAGGAAATTTCCGTTGAGGATGGTACTCTCAAAACATTGACAAATAACTTCAACTCAGGCACAGGGATCAGGGTTTTAACTGAAAATGGTTGGGGATTTGCTGCGACCGATGAGCGTGGGGAATCTGCTCTTGAAAAGATTGCGGATCGCGCACTTGAAATCGCTCAGGCTTCAAACAAGAGGGCAAAAAAACAGGTAAAACTGGCACCAGAACCAATACATCAAGATAGCTTTAAGTCGCCGTATCAAAAAGATCCATTTGAAATCTCAGAGAGAGAAAAGATAGAAATCTTGAAAGATGCTACGTTGAAGGCAAAAAAAGTTGAAGGAGTCGCTCGATCGACTGGTTCAATGCTTTTTAGAAAGATTAACAAAGTGTTTGTCAGTACCGATGGTTCTGTGATCGAACAGCAGATTGTTGTCTCTGGAGCTGGTATCACAGCTCAGGCAGTCGGAGAAGGTGGATTTCAAACGAGATCTTACCCATCGAGTTTTGGAGGAGATCATTCAACAAAAGGTTGGGAATTCATAGAACAAATGAACTTAATTGAACATGCACCAAAGATTGCGCAGGAAGTTGTAGAGCTTGTGAAGGCACCAGAGATCGAGCCGGGAGAATACGACATAATCATCAGTGGAAATCAGCTTGCGTTGCAAGTTCATGAATCTTGTGGTCATCCAATAGAGCTTGACAGGGTGATGGGATCTGAGTTGAGTTTCGCAGGTGGAAGTTTTCTGAGCTTGGACAAACTCAACAATCTCAAGTACGGTAGTGAGCATGTTACTATCACAGCAGATGCCACAATTCCTGGAGGACTTGGAAGTTTTGGTTATGATGATGAAGGAGTACAAGCACAGAGGACCTTTATAGTCAAAAATGGTTTGTTTGTTGGTTATTTAATGAACAGACAAACTGCAGCGGAATTGGGTCTGAGATCAAATGGTGCAGCAAGGGCAGACAGTTGGTCTCACCTTCCAATAATAAGGATGACGAATATAAATCTTTTACCTGGTAAGTTCACTTTGGATGAACTGATATCCGGTATAGATTATGGTTTCTTACTCGATACAAACAAGAGTTGGTCAATAGACGATCTGAGATTGAATTTCCAGTTTGCCACAGAGATTGCATATGAAATAAAGAATGGGAAATTAACGGGAAAGGTGTTCAAAAATCCGGTATATTTTGACATAACACCAAAATTCTGGAACAAATGTGATGGCATAGCAAATGAAAATTACTGGCATGTGTGGGGTGTTCCAAACTGTGGTAAAGGTCAACCAATGCAGGTGATGTATGTGGGGCATGGTACAGCTCCAGCAAGATTCAGAGGCATAAAGGTAGGTGTTCGAAAGTGA
- a CDS encoding oxygen-binding di-iron domain-containing protein has translation MQNTLLFDNGVHKYYFLGWEEKQEEIIQTNQYLIVDGNEAILLDPGGAHVFPRVLANVSEIIEPSKITHIFYTHQDPDVTSGIILWLSIAENSKVYISNLWTRFLPHFGVYDKRRVVGIPDHGDTIKFKSGNTLELIPAHYLHSTGNFTLYDPVAKILFSGDIGACVFPEGKKYRDTENFDSHVKNLELFHKRYMTSNIACRKWVDIVGKKQIEMITPQHGAVMKKECAKRFLEWLKDLKCGVDLIDQFYGK, from the coding sequence ATTCAAAACACTTTGTTGTTTGACAACGGGGTACACAAATACTACTTTCTTGGCTGGGAAGAAAAACAAGAAGAGATAATCCAGACAAACCAATACTTGATAGTCGATGGTAATGAAGCCATTTTACTCGATCCCGGTGGAGCACATGTTTTTCCAAGGGTTTTGGCAAATGTATCTGAGATAATCGAGCCCTCTAAAATAACCCACATTTTTTACACTCACCAAGATCCAGATGTGACAAGTGGTATTATCCTTTGGCTTTCAATAGCTGAAAACAGCAAAGTGTACATCTCAAATCTGTGGACACGTTTCTTGCCACATTTTGGTGTTTATGATAAAAGAAGAGTTGTTGGCATTCCTGATCACGGTGATACGATAAAGTTCAAAAGTGGGAATACACTTGAACTGATACCTGCACACTATCTTCACTCAACGGGAAATTTCACGCTTTATGATCCCGTAGCGAAGATACTTTTTTCTGGTGATATAGGCGCTTGTGTTTTCCCGGAAGGAAAGAAATATCGAGATACTGAAAACTTTGATTCGCACGTGAAAAATTTAGAACTATTCCACAAAAGATATATGACTTCAAACATCGCTTGCAGAAAATGGGTAGATATCGTTGGCAAAAAACAAATTGAAATGATAACACCTCAACACGGAGCAGTCATGAAAAAAGAATGTGCCAAAAGATTTCTCGAGTGGCTTAAAGATTTGAAATGCGGAGTAGACCTGATAGACCAATTCTATGGGAAGTGA
- a CDS encoding methyl-accepting chemotaxis protein: protein MDEKTFEKISSAFFAENLMTSFMNQLDEALVSRVLNLQEQINSTSQRFLQMEEQLIKMQEKFSKDSEELKETFSSVEKVSQKMHSELSESGSSLDQVNEKFNSALERTSHTLESFKETELMVERITKIAKQTNLLALNASIEAARAGEHGRGFAVVASEIQKLAGESNKAASEITTKVQQLSDMVHSAIEDLRIVTNLFTVFQKSTQEMLEFLKKNAELINKTSQTFEETKANISQQREYISQTHTVLKQAEEKFNSMLRVIKSIVKAQQKLNDITI from the coding sequence ATGGACGAAAAGACATTTGAAAAAATTTCATCTGCCTTTTTTGCAGAAAACTTGATGACCAGTTTCATGAATCAATTAGATGAAGCATTGGTATCACGTGTTCTGAACCTGCAAGAACAGATCAACTCGACTTCTCAAAGATTTCTACAGATGGAAGAACAATTGATAAAGATGCAGGAAAAATTTTCAAAAGACAGTGAAGAATTAAAAGAAACATTTTCTTCCGTAGAAAAAGTGAGCCAAAAAATGCATTCTGAGTTATCTGAATCTGGATCGAGCTTAGACCAAGTAAACGAAAAATTCAACAGCGCACTCGAGAGAACATCACACACACTGGAAAGTTTCAAAGAAACAGAATTAATGGTGGAGAGAATAACAAAAATAGCGAAGCAAACAAATCTATTAGCCTTGAATGCCTCTATAGAAGCTGCCAGGGCAGGTGAACATGGTAGGGGATTTGCGGTAGTCGCCTCTGAAATACAGAAATTAGCTGGTGAATCTAACAAAGCTGCCTCAGAGATAACCACAAAAGTACAACAGTTGAGTGATATGGTTCACAGTGCAATAGAAGATCTCAGAATTGTGACAAATCTTTTCACGGTCTTCCAGAAATCCACGCAAGAGATGCTCGAATTCTTGAAAAAGAATGCCGAATTAATAAACAAAACCAGCCAAACTTTTGAAGAAACCAAGGCAAATATCTCTCAACAAAGAGAATACATAAGTCAGACACATACAGTTTTGAAACAGGCAGAAGAAAAATTCAATTCAATGCTCAGGGTAATCAAATCAATTGTGAAGGCTCAACAAAAGTTGAATGATATAACAATTTAA
- a CDS encoding sensor domain-containing diguanylate cyclase, which yields MENPKSKKVLLYSLPLMIALTLLFFLSKHNYLLYHTIIEFFAIFTGLSIMLIAFTTKELAENPIFTKLGILYLFVSIVDFLHTISYKGIKIFPNWSANQPTQFWIIGRSLETLGFILLFFSPNMKKRYFSLILVVTTILSITCVFFGAFPDCFVETKGLTPFKVITEYILVILLAVTIFKVLKIKDSSVKIFQKTFVLSILLTIAGELSFTLYSDVYGFFNFLGHIFRFLSYLAILIGLVIEGLKNPVNAIISQLEDERRHLRQLAYYDQLTGLYSRNFFEEVLKKQLAITEREELFSEIIIIDIDNFKQINDRYGHLVGDEVLKFVAECINQSIRSSDIAARYGGDEFVIVLSGKSEGAMNVLERIRSKLKQHRFDFPVDISYGFARFSSTNEYRTAFEKADELLYKMKNSKKQIYQ from the coding sequence TTGGAAAACCCAAAAAGTAAGAAAGTTTTACTCTATTCCTTACCCTTAATGATTGCGCTTACTCTACTTTTCTTTTTATCAAAACACAATTATCTTCTATACCACACAATTATCGAGTTTTTTGCTATATTCACCGGTCTTTCAATCATGCTTATCGCTTTCACAACAAAAGAACTCGCTGAGAATCCGATCTTTACAAAACTTGGCATACTCTATCTTTTTGTTTCAATCGTCGATTTTTTGCACACGATATCTTATAAAGGTATTAAGATCTTCCCAAATTGGAGCGCAAATCAACCAACGCAGTTTTGGATCATTGGAAGATCACTTGAAACCTTAGGTTTTATACTCTTATTCTTTTCTCCAAACATGAAGAAAAGATATTTCTCATTGATCTTAGTAGTGACTACAATCTTATCTATTACTTGTGTATTTTTCGGGGCATTCCCAGATTGTTTTGTCGAGACGAAAGGCTTGACTCCATTTAAAGTGATCACGGAATACATTCTTGTCATTCTCTTGGCAGTAACTATTTTCAAGGTTTTGAAGATCAAAGATTCATCAGTAAAGATCTTTCAAAAAACTTTTGTACTGAGTATTCTTTTAACTATAGCTGGAGAACTCTCATTTACACTGTATTCTGATGTATATGGTTTTTTCAATTTTCTTGGACATATTTTCAGATTTTTATCTTACTTGGCTATATTGATTGGGTTAGTCATCGAAGGTCTCAAAAATCCGGTAAACGCTATCATCTCACAGCTTGAAGATGAAAGAAGACACCTAAGGCAATTGGCTTATTATGACCAACTGACGGGTTTGTACAGTAGAAACTTTTTTGAAGAGGTACTGAAAAAACAACTTGCGATCACAGAAAGAGAAGAGCTGTTTTCTGAAATAATCATCATCGACATCGATAACTTCAAACAGATTAACGATCGCTATGGGCATCTTGTTGGTGATGAAGTTCTCAAATTCGTTGCCGAATGTATCAACCAAAGTATTCGCTCTTCAGATATTGCTGCTCGCTATGGTGGCGATGAATTTGTGATTGTGCTCTCGGGAAAATCTGAGGGAGCAATGAATGTCTTGGAAAGAATAAGAAGCAAACTAAAGCAGCATAGGTTTGATTTTCCTGTAGACATAAGTTATGGTTTTGCAAGATTTTCTTCAACAAACGAATACAGAACTGCTTTTGAAAAAGCCGATGAACTTTTGTACAAAATGAAGAATAGCAAGAAACAGATATATCAATAG
- a CDS encoding N-acetylmannosamine-6-phosphate 2-epimerase translates to MKRLPRGIIISCQLEPGDPVQDVSFIVNMAKSARYGGSIAIRTNNAEHVGAVKQAVDIPVIGLVKDRSYETFITPTFDHAKSVIEAGADFVAVDSTRGERPIPLSRLFDQIRSNFPDVGIIADIADETDAELIIPLKPDYIATTLCGYTSYTEKVILPNITLVGKLCAKFDIPIIAEGGYSTPEQVQLAFQMGAHAVVIGTAITRPWLVIKKFVESSTAFIKGRDEG, encoded by the coding sequence ATGAAAAGATTACCAAGAGGAATAATTATAAGTTGTCAACTTGAACCAGGGGATCCGGTACAAGATGTGTCGTTCATTGTTAACATGGCAAAATCAGCACGTTATGGGGGTTCAATAGCTATAAGGACAAATAATGCAGAGCACGTGGGAGCCGTTAAACAGGCTGTTGATATCCCTGTAATTGGTCTGGTAAAAGATAGAAGTTATGAAACCTTCATCACTCCAACCTTTGATCATGCAAAAAGTGTAATTGAAGCTGGGGCAGATTTTGTTGCGGTGGATTCTACCAGAGGAGAAAGACCCATCCCGTTAAGCCGACTCTTCGATCAAATAAGGTCTAATTTTCCCGATGTTGGGATTATCGCCGACATAGCTGACGAAACAGACGCAGAATTAATCATTCCTTTGAAACCTGATTATATAGCAACAACTCTATGTGGTTACACATCATATACAGAAAAGGTTATTTTACCAAATATTACTCTTGTTGGAAAGCTTTGCGCAAAGTTCGATATACCCATAATAGCAGAAGGAGGTTATTCTACACCAGAACAAGTACAACTTGCTTTTCAGATGGGTGCTCATGCAGTTGTAATTGGCACTGCAATAACAAGACCGTGGTTAGTGATTAAGAAATTCGTAGAGAGTTCAACTGCTTTTATAAAGGGGAGGGATGAAGGATGA
- a CDS encoding ABC transporter substrate-binding protein: MRKLLVLFMLVVIVLAFSATKVSMVYWPGPESEAMQKVVDYWNSTDGKKLGIEVEIINFSREGFWEKQETLLNARSSSVDIVFIATYIIGRLAPHLVPLEGFELNPEVFIASALESMSYEGFLYGLPLDVSNHFLYYRKDLMERLLSDSSWKTKYEELSQKYLGQKLSPKKPEEWDWDDYKAMAIFFTRKYNPESPVEYGNVLQMKNLVYNMMIWNNTLWSMGGSWFSEDGKFNIKTEAARKAASLFKELYDMGTVPPGVTTYEFGEANEAFKTNKAFMMIQWSAAYNILTDKEQSPLIYDKVALAPIPGPKPSTHVHSLGVALSKYSKKKDAALKFLSFLATEQAMKMYATNGGIPPVETILKAMGDKRPEFPIIADHVKKYGYVESTSAQTMTILEIISNKLTGYWTGQISLDDALNQIQKECETVLK, translated from the coding sequence ATGAGAAAGTTACTGGTTCTGTTTATGTTAGTGGTCATAGTCTTAGCTTTCTCCGCAACTAAGGTATCCATGGTTTATTGGCCAGGACCGGAAAGCGAAGCAATGCAGAAGGTAGTGGACTATTGGAATTCCACAGATGGTAAGAAACTTGGTATTGAAGTAGAGATCATCAACTTTTCAAGAGAAGGTTTCTGGGAGAAGCAAGAAACATTGCTCAATGCGAGATCTTCGTCTGTAGACATAGTTTTTATAGCAACGTATATAATTGGAAGACTTGCACCACATTTGGTCCCACTGGAGGGTTTTGAACTCAATCCAGAAGTATTTATAGCATCTGCACTCGAAAGTATGTCATATGAAGGATTTCTCTATGGTTTGCCATTAGATGTTAGCAATCACTTTTTGTATTATCGCAAGGATTTAATGGAAAGATTACTAAGCGATTCATCGTGGAAAACCAAATATGAGGAACTGAGTCAGAAATATTTAGGTCAAAAACTATCACCAAAGAAGCCCGAAGAATGGGATTGGGATGATTACAAGGCAATGGCGATCTTTTTCACAAGAAAATATAATCCTGAGTCACCCGTGGAATATGGAAATGTCTTGCAAATGAAAAATTTAGTCTACAACATGATGATATGGAACAATACACTTTGGTCGATGGGTGGTTCATGGTTTAGCGAAGACGGAAAATTCAATATCAAAACAGAAGCCGCGAGAAAAGCAGCATCTTTATTTAAGGAACTTTACGACATGGGAACAGTACCGCCAGGAGTAACGACATATGAGTTTGGCGAAGCTAACGAAGCCTTTAAGACTAACAAAGCTTTTATGATGATTCAATGGTCGGCAGCTTATAACATACTCACCGACAAAGAACAATCACCTTTGATCTACGATAAAGTGGCGCTCGCTCCTATACCAGGGCCTAAACCTTCTACTCATGTTCATTCGCTTGGTGTCGCGCTTAGTAAGTATAGCAAGAAAAAAGATGCAGCTTTAAAATTTCTATCTTTTCTGGCGACCGAACAGGCTATGAAAATGTATGCCACAAATGGAGGAATTCCTCCGGTCGAAACAATCCTCAAAGCTATGGGAGACAAACGTCCTGAATTTCCAATAATAGCAGATCATGTAAAAAAGTATGGTTATGTTGAAAGTACAAGCGCTCAAACTATGACGATCCTCGAAATCATATCAAACAAATTAACAGGATATTGGACTGGCCAAATTAGTCTGGATGATGCTTTAAACCAGATACAAAAAGAATGTGAAACTGTTCTAAAATGA